The DNA window TTTTTAGACTAATAAAGAGCTTATGATTAACTTCATAGTCTCTGCTGTTGATTCTCGATACAGCTCTGCAGCCATTAAGTGAATTAGTAATAAATACAAAATCAGCTTTATCCAAATGATCTACTCCGAATTCACCCTCTAGTACTTTGGTTCCAGATCTCCTAGCCAAATCTATGACCATACCTCTTGTAGTTCCGCAAAGGGCACCGGTTTGTTTTGAAGGTGTATATAGGGCGTTATTTGCATACCAGAAGATATTACTCGCACTACATTCTACTATTTCCTCTCTTTCATTCAAAAACAAGGCCTCATCATAATCAACATCCAAAGCATGTCTTCTTGCCAAGATGTTATTTTGGTAATTCATCGACTTTATACCGGTCAATCCAGAATTTGAAATCATCTTGAAATTATTAGTTATTACTCGCAAAGGGTTGTCATAATATAAATATTGTTTAATAATTACTAGCACTTGGGAGTTTCTAGCAAATTCAGGAAACGAAGATTCACCGCAAGATAAAAGACAAATTTTAATATATGCATCCTCTATATTGGAGTCAGTTACAGCTTTAGTTACTAGCTGTGACACATGCTCGGGTTCAGGAAAAGGGATTGTTAAGCGATTAGCGCCATGTTCCATGCGATCTAAATGCTTTTGAAATAAAATTGGCAGCTCTTTTTTATATCTGAAAGTCTCAAACACACCCTCGCCATAAAACAATGTACGAATCGGAAAACCATCATCTACTTGTTCACCTTCAATATATATGTAATCTTTCATATTCGAGACTAGTAACACTAATTTGGAGTTGATTTAAATATGAATTCCCATTGACCTACTGACTGCTTTTGATTTAAGAACTGTTTCTTCATATTCCTTTTGAGGATCTGAATCCCAAACAATACCTCCACCAGCGAAATAAGTTGCCTTGCCATTTTGTATCAGCATGATTCTAATTCCCACACTTAATGTAAAATTCCCATTCGGATAAAATATTCCTATAGCTCCGCAATAAGGACCTCTTCTATGAGGCTCTAATTCATCTATAACTTCTAATGTTCTTCTCTTGGGTGCTCCAGTTACTGATCCTGGTGGAAAAACTGAGCTAACTATCTGAGATGCTTTAATATTTTCATCCACTTTGGATTCAACTTCTGACACCATTTGGTGGAGAGTTGAATAGGTTTGTAGCTCAAAAAGTGTATTTACCTTCACACTGCCGGGCAATGATAATCTGCCTAAATCATTGCGCATTAAATCAACTATCATGAGATTTTCAGCTCTCTCTTTCTCGCTGCTGATTAATTTTGCCTTTAGGATCGTATCAATTTCATCTGTATTGCCTCGTTTGGTTGTACCTTTAATGGGCTTAGTTAGTAATTTGTTACCTCTTTTCTCCAAGAATAGCTCCATTGAGCCGCTTAAAAGTTGAAATCGGCCAAAATCAAGATAACAACCATATGGCACTGGCTGGGTTAAATAGAATTTAGAGAAATATTCAAATGGTTCAAGCCTTAGTCTGCTTACCATCCTCTGGGATAGATTGACCTGATATATATCCCCAC is part of the Thermodesulfobacteriota bacterium genome and encodes:
- a CDS encoding aminotransferase class IV gives rise to the protein MKDYIYIEGEQVDDGFPIRTLFYGEGVFETFRYKKELPILFQKHLDRMEHGANRLTIPFPEPEHVSQLVTKAVTDSNIEDAYIKICLLSCGESSFPEFARNSQVLVIIKQYLYYDNPLRVITNNFKMISNSGLTGIKSMNYQNNILARRHALDVDYDEALFLNEREEIVECSASNIFWYANNALYTPSKQTGALCGTTRGMVIDLARRSGTKVLEGEFGVDHLDKADFVFITNSLNGCRAVSRINSRDYEVNHKLFISLKNEVLEKLNWL
- the pabB gene encoding aminodeoxychorismate synthase component I, with the protein product MGIKNNYTCLLVDSGDGWFSNKNSSPAYVAFDEPELSLEFDGSESKTISKNGVDVIDTLPLDLLDQYIEQGYTAVGYIGYDYSKFTMEGFEPISEKEGDIFPALNFLFYKQNKPKIKEFEEFANRMQVPVNKEEYKDNLPADGPVHMCSNMTKYEYTDMINKGKSYIQSGDIYQVNLSQRMVSRLRLEPFEYFSKFYLTQPVPYGCYLDFGRFQLLSGSMELFLEKRGNKLLTKPIKGTTKRGNTDEIDTILKAKLISSEKERAENLMIVDLMRNDLGRLSLPGSVKVNTLFELQTYSTLHQMVSEVESKVDENIKASQIVSSVFPPGSVTGAPKRRTLEVIDELEPHRRGPYCGAIGIFYPNGNFTLSVGIRIMLIQNGKATYFAGGGIVWDSDPQKEYEETVLKSKAVSRSMGIHI